The following proteins come from a genomic window of Leptospira neocaledonica:
- a CDS encoding DsbA family protein, translating into MSEETSTTLLDRVFGQKFKAALPWVFLAYVLLSIYPIVKFFVPEHYMRIGTFGFYTISDIKKDNPGAYRKYLQENNQQMYRMFSQLASQEILKKEAAAKGIPVEELTKFGRGYEPVQDEVVAAYNQFKNEPGLKGKPLAAVQGEIVKYLKAVQADRERQSFFGRMREEYNTEIIGPELPPPTRVAIDASENPTIGPNDAKVTIVEFSDFECPYCAMSQTTTKALREQYKDKIKWVFRDFPMDFHRNAMFAHVAANCSIPQGKYWQYNSLLFENGRKLEKANVIKLAQQVGLDMGAFNRCIADEDKIKSEIEADMQAGQGYGVNGTPAFFINGILVEGNMPIQNFTKIIDEELKNN; encoded by the coding sequence ATGTCTGAAGAAACTTCTACCACTCTCTTGGACCGTGTTTTCGGTCAGAAATTTAAGGCCGCACTTCCTTGGGTCTTTTTAGCTTACGTTCTATTATCTATTTATCCTATTGTGAAGTTCTTTGTTCCAGAACATTATATGAGAATCGGAACTTTTGGATTCTATACCATCTCGGATATAAAAAAGGATAACCCGGGCGCTTATCGTAAATATCTGCAAGAGAATAATCAGCAGATGTATCGAATGTTCTCTCAGCTTGCTTCCCAAGAGATCCTAAAAAAAGAAGCGGCTGCAAAAGGAATCCCTGTAGAAGAGCTTACTAAGTTCGGAAGAGGTTACGAGCCTGTTCAGGACGAAGTTGTTGCAGCTTATAATCAATTCAAGAATGAGCCTGGCTTAAAAGGAAAACCTTTAGCAGCAGTCCAAGGCGAGATCGTAAAATATTTAAAAGCGGTTCAGGCTGATAGAGAAAGACAATCCTTCTTCGGAAGAATGAGAGAAGAGTATAATACTGAGATTATTGGACCTGAACTTCCTCCTCCAACTAGAGTTGCGATCGATGCTAGCGAGAATCCAACAATCGGACCTAACGACGCAAAAGTTACAATCGTAGAATTTTCAGATTTCGAATGTCCATATTGCGCGATGAGCCAAACTACTACTAAGGCTCTCAGAGAACAATATAAGGATAAGATAAAATGGGTCTTTAGGGATTTTCCTATGGATTTTCATAGAAATGCAATGTTCGCTCACGTTGCGGCAAACTGTTCTATTCCCCAGGGAAAATACTGGCAGTACAATAGCCTTCTATTCGAGAACGGAAGAAAATTAGAAAAAGCGAATGTGATCAAACTGGCCCAACAAGTCGGCTTGGACATGGGAGCTTTCAATCGTTGTATTGCAGACGAGGACAAGATCAAGAGCGAGATCGAAGCTGATATGCAGGCTGGACAAGGTTACGGAGTAAACGGAACACCTGCATTCTTTATTAACGGTATTTTAGTGGAAGGCAATATGCCGATCCAAAATTTCACGAAGATCATCGACGAAGAGCTAAAAAACAACTAA
- a CDS encoding DNA repair helicase XPB produces the protein MSKPLIVQSDKTMLLEVDNPEFEACQLVVSKFAELEKSPEYLHTYRISPLSLWNAASIKMSADEIVECLEKYSRYSVPKNVVNEIKEQIGRYGKVKLVKEENGDLCIISNEKGFLQEISNHRAVQPYIEKTENDKIYIKKEFRGHIKQALIKIGFPVEDLAGYDEGNKYGFNLRPTTKSGRKFGMRDYQRASVEVFHAGGGNEGGSGVVVLPCGAGKTIVGIGVMQIVGAETLILVTNTLSIRQWKNEILDKTDIPESDIGEYSGEVKEIKPITIATYNILTHRKKKGGDFTHFHLFSANNWGLIVYDEVHLLPAPVFRMTSELQAKRRLGLTATLVREDGLEEDVFSLIGPKKYDVPWKELESKSWIAEAKCKEIRVSMEDDLRMRYSIADDREKFRLASENPEKLKAIGMIMKKHSESHLLVIGQYINQLEEISKTFKIPLITGKTPLGERQELYDAFRSGRIKSLVVSKVANFSIDLPDANIAIQVSGTFGSRQEEAQRLGRILRPKGEDNTAVFYSLISRDTNEERFGQNRQLFLTEQGYEYEIYTLDQFRESLEEKVGA, from the coding sequence GTGAGTAAACCGTTAATCGTTCAAAGTGATAAGACTATGCTTTTAGAGGTGGACAATCCTGAATTCGAAGCCTGTCAGTTAGTCGTATCCAAATTCGCGGAATTGGAAAAAAGTCCCGAATATCTACACACTTATAGAATTTCTCCTCTTTCCTTGTGGAACGCCGCATCTATCAAGATGAGTGCAGACGAGATCGTAGAATGTTTGGAAAAATATTCTAGATACTCCGTTCCGAAAAACGTAGTCAATGAGATCAAAGAACAGATCGGAAGATACGGAAAAGTAAAACTAGTTAAGGAAGAGAATGGAGATCTTTGTATCATCTCCAATGAAAAAGGATTTTTGCAAGAGATCTCCAATCATAGAGCGGTCCAGCCTTATATAGAAAAGACTGAGAACGATAAGATCTATATCAAAAAAGAATTCAGAGGCCATATCAAACAGGCTCTGATCAAGATCGGTTTCCCTGTAGAGGACCTTGCTGGTTACGACGAAGGAAACAAATACGGATTCAACCTAAGACCAACTACCAAGTCCGGTAGAAAGTTCGGAATGAGAGACTACCAAAGAGCCTCCGTGGAAGTATTCCATGCTGGTGGTGGAAACGAAGGTGGATCCGGAGTAGTGGTTCTTCCCTGCGGTGCCGGTAAAACGATCGTAGGTATTGGTGTGATGCAGATCGTGGGAGCCGAAACTCTCATCCTGGTCACAAACACACTTTCTATCCGTCAGTGGAAAAACGAAATTTTAGACAAAACTGATATTCCAGAATCTGATATCGGGGAATACTCCGGAGAAGTGAAAGAGATCAAACCGATCACAATCGCTACCTATAATATTCTTACTCATAGAAAGAAAAAAGGCGGGGACTTCACCCACTTCCATCTATTCAGCGCAAATAACTGGGGACTGATCGTTTATGACGAGGTTCACTTACTTCCTGCTCCTGTATTCAGAATGACTTCCGAATTACAGGCAAAAAGAAGATTGGGACTCACAGCAACCCTAGTTCGAGAAGACGGGTTGGAAGAGGATGTATTCAGTTTGATCGGACCTAAAAAGTACGATGTGCCTTGGAAGGAACTGGAAAGTAAATCCTGGATTGCGGAAGCAAAATGTAAAGAGATCCGTGTTTCTATGGAAGACGATCTTCGTATGAGATATTCTATCGCAGATGATAGGGAGAAGTTCCGTTTAGCCTCCGAAAATCCGGAGAAGTTAAAAGCAATCGGAATGATCATGAAGAAGCACTCAGAGTCGCATTTACTTGTGATCGGACAGTACATCAATCAGTTGGAAGAGATCTCTAAAACGTTCAAAATTCCACTTATTACAGGAAAAACTCCTTTGGGAGAAAGACAGGAATTGTACGATGCGTTCAGATCGGGTAGGATCAAGTCTCTGGTTGTGAGTAAAGTTGCAAACTTCTCCATCGACTTACCGGATGCAAATATCGCAATCCAGGTTTCCGGAACCTTCGGTTCTCGTCAGGAAGAGGCACAACGTTTGGGCAGGATCTTAAGACCGAAAGGCGAGGATAATACTGCAGTTTTCTATTCTTTGATTTCGAGAGATACGAACGAAGAAAGATTCGGTCAGAACAGACAACTTTTCCTTACGGAACAAGGTTACGAATACGAAATATATACTCTAGACCAATTCAGAGAATCCCTCGAAGAAAAAGTCGGAGCTTAA
- a CDS encoding sodium:solute symporter family transporter, with amino-acid sequence MHFAWSDALVLFFYFGIVLYSGYKSGRKSSESKEFFLANRSLSWVPLSLSIVATETSALTFLSVPGIAYSGNFTFLQVVFGYILGRTVVALFLIPLTYHHNFLSVYEWVGTRFGRRSQKTMSGLFSVTRILGDGVRLYASTLPVAMLLELGLPKILPYSFTQYSIGVWTLIIVTLITVLYTMQGGFRSVVWVDTLQYFVYVFGGVFALVLLYQSSPEPLTILSSAWEENKLKVLEWENSSATYFMPWAVLGGALLSLGTHGADQMFIQRSLAARNVKDAQKAMISSGIAVFFQMILFLAIGTFLFYKFNGQTIAQDKVFSKFLIEEVPAPFLGLLLSGILASTMSTLSSSINSLSLTAKADFGWNLGGQKLSSLFFGILLFFSSFFFFSLPENYTKGLLELGLKISSFTVGSMVAVFLTEVIPFLRKRITVSDLGLALSLAGSILVTGIFGTVKNYNFTVLVPLGMILFWTLALIAGFIFPSRKQ; translated from the coding sequence ATGCATTTTGCCTGGTCCGACGCTCTGGTTTTATTTTTCTATTTTGGGATCGTTCTCTATTCCGGTTATAAATCCGGACGTAAAAGTTCGGAATCCAAGGAATTCTTCTTAGCGAACAGATCTCTTTCTTGGGTTCCACTTTCACTTTCCATTGTAGCGACGGAAACCTCTGCATTGACCTTTCTTTCCGTTCCAGGAATCGCTTATTCAGGAAACTTTACATTCTTACAAGTGGTGTTCGGTTATATTTTGGGAAGAACCGTAGTTGCTTTATTTCTTATTCCACTCACCTACCATCATAATTTTCTCTCGGTCTACGAATGGGTTGGGACCAGATTTGGAAGAAGATCCCAAAAGACAATGTCAGGTCTATTTTCCGTGACTCGAATTTTAGGAGATGGAGTCAGACTTTATGCATCCACACTTCCGGTGGCGATGTTACTCGAGTTAGGACTTCCTAAAATTTTACCCTATTCGTTTACTCAATATTCGATTGGAGTTTGGACCTTAATTATCGTAACCCTGATTACCGTTTTATATACGATGCAAGGTGGATTCAGATCGGTTGTTTGGGTGGATACATTACAATACTTTGTATATGTATTCGGAGGAGTATTTGCATTAGTTCTTTTATACCAATCGAGTCCAGAACCTCTAACAATCCTTTCTTCTGCTTGGGAAGAAAACAAACTGAAAGTTCTAGAATGGGAGAATAGTTCTGCGACTTATTTTATGCCTTGGGCCGTGCTTGGCGGGGCCTTGCTCAGCTTAGGAACCCATGGTGCGGACCAAATGTTTATCCAAAGGTCACTTGCTGCAAGGAATGTAAAAGATGCACAAAAAGCAATGATCAGTTCCGGAATTGCGGTATTCTTTCAAATGATCCTATTCTTAGCGATTGGGACTTTCTTATTCTATAAGTTTAATGGGCAGACAATCGCACAAGACAAGGTATTTTCTAAATTTCTAATAGAAGAAGTTCCTGCCCCATTTTTAGGACTTTTACTTTCCGGAATATTAGCATCTACAATGTCCACATTATCCAGTTCCATAAACTCCTTATCTTTAACTGCGAAAGCGGATTTCGGTTGGAATTTAGGAGGACAGAAATTATCTTCTCTATTCTTCGGGATTCTACTTTTTTTCAGTTCCTTCTTCTTTTTCTCCCTTCCAGAAAATTATACAAAGGGGCTTTTGGAATTGGGATTAAAGATCTCATCGTTCACTGTGGGTTCTATGGTAGCGGTCTTTTTAACAGAAGTGATCCCATTCTTAAGGAAAAGAATTACCGTTTCCGATCTGGGACTCGCTCTTTCTTTAGCTGGTTCAATTTTGGTGACTGGGATTTTCGGAACTGTAAAAAACTATAATTTTACAGTTCTTGTTCCTCTCGGAATGATACTATTCTGGACTTTGGCTTTAATCGCAGGATTTATTTTTCCGAGCCGGAAACAATAG
- a CDS encoding aminotransferase class I/II-fold pyridoxal phosphate-dependent enzyme encodes MQETPSTKLPFYSELPAFFSRLESQKRIRVLDPPSGLDLCSNDYLGLSNHPEIIQALKEGIDIYGAGSTASRLVRGHRRVFEELENDFSNWVQSEDSLFFANGYAANLGAISCVADPSYTIFCDRKNHASLMDGVRLSGAKKVYYKHSDLNDLENSLKKYQGTKHKMIVTESVFSMDGDKTDVRGLLNLKEKYGALLYLDEAHAIGLFGKEGAGVSLEDNISGSSEIDFRMSTLGKALGLEGAVISTTKDARKYLLHSARTFVFSTGPLPAIAHAGRVAIRLARQMDHERRILAENSEFFRDSLHRIGRDTGNSNTQIVPILLGSEEEALKLSSRLDQNGFQAKAIRPPTVDISRIRVSLNSKIQRKDLEKFVQLVREN; translated from the coding sequence GTGCAGGAAACTCCATCCACGAAACTTCCTTTCTATTCGGAGCTTCCTGCTTTCTTCTCCAGGTTAGAATCTCAAAAGAGGATCCGGGTCTTGGATCCTCCTTCTGGCCTGGACCTTTGCTCCAACGATTATCTGGGGCTTTCTAATCATCCTGAAATCATCCAAGCTTTAAAAGAAGGTATCGATATCTACGGTGCAGGTTCTACCGCGAGCCGTTTAGTTCGAGGCCATCGAAGAGTATTCGAAGAATTGGAAAACGATTTTTCAAATTGGGTACAATCCGAAGATTCTCTCTTCTTTGCGAACGGATATGCAGCGAATTTGGGAGCGATCTCTTGTGTTGCAGATCCTTCTTATACGATTTTTTGTGATCGAAAGAATCATGCTTCTTTAATGGACGGGGTTCGACTTTCCGGAGCCAAAAAAGTATATTATAAACATTCGGATCTAAACGATCTAGAAAATTCCTTAAAAAAATACCAAGGCACTAAACATAAGATGATCGTCACCGAGTCCGTATTCAGTATGGACGGGGACAAAACGGATGTACGCGGCTTATTAAATCTGAAAGAAAAATACGGGGCACTTCTCTATTTGGATGAGGCTCATGCGATCGGACTTTTCGGGAAAGAAGGTGCTGGAGTTTCCTTAGAAGATAATATCTCCGGATCTTCAGAAATAGATTTTAGAATGTCTACATTAGGAAAAGCATTAGGATTAGAAGGTGCTGTTATTTCCACCACTAAGGATGCCAGGAAATATTTACTTCATTCCGCCAGGACATTTGTGTTTTCGACCGGTCCACTTCCTGCAATCGCTCATGCGGGCAGAGTAGCAATCCGTCTAGCAAGACAGATGGATCATGAAAGAAGAATATTAGCAGAAAATTCGGAATTCTTCCGTGATTCTCTTCACCGGATCGGAAGAGATACGGGAAATTCAAATACTCAAATTGTTCCTATACTTTTGGGATCGGAAGAAGAAGCATTAAAACTTTCTTCACGTCTAGATCAAAACGGATTCCAAGCTAAGGCAATACGACCTCCGACGGTAGATATTTCGCGTATCAGAGTTTCTCTCAACTCTAAGATCCAAAGAAAGGACTTGGAAAAATTCGTACAATTGGTTCGGGAGAATTAA
- the thrB gene encoding homoserine kinase — protein sequence MSTPKYKFQIKVPGTSANLGSGFDLLGLAFQIYNEFSFEFGKTSEFTRKIKGSSAPVFTDDEDLVLQSYKTYFSVFVSSQKSSASPVPYSVTMELGLPLKGGLGSSASAVVAGFSAARFAQSIYFPDTKLPSESEFLYQLALLEGHPDNTTPAYLGGFVFSYFAEDKLYYFKKKFPKNVHCFFLIPELEIATNHSRKCLPDTYPVSDIIFNMSRMSTWWEFLDSGEPGLLKRALEDKIHTPYRMNSEFPLLPLVEEIQKFSIGVSLSGSGPAVLVYTRRKDSKRLEKKFSELTKQFSEKSGIPCKLLRLSPDTGGAKIHFKKIS from the coding sequence ATGAGCACTCCAAAATACAAATTCCAGATCAAGGTCCCCGGAACTTCCGCTAATTTAGGTTCTGGTTTCGATCTATTGGGATTGGCCTTTCAAATTTATAATGAATTCAGTTTTGAATTCGGAAAAACTTCCGAGTTCACAAGAAAGATCAAAGGATCTTCAGCTCCTGTGTTTACGGATGACGAGGATCTAGTTTTACAATCTTATAAAACATATTTTTCAGTATTTGTATCTTCGCAGAAGTCGAGTGCTTCTCCGGTTCCTTATTCTGTAACTATGGAACTGGGGCTCCCATTAAAAGGTGGTTTAGGTTCCAGCGCGAGTGCTGTAGTCGCCGGATTTTCTGCTGCAAGGTTTGCACAAAGTATATATTTTCCGGATACAAAACTTCCGAGTGAGTCCGAATTCTTATACCAACTCGCTTTATTAGAAGGGCATCCTGATAATACAACTCCTGCCTATTTAGGTGGATTTGTTTTCTCCTATTTTGCAGAAGATAAACTTTACTATTTTAAGAAAAAGTTCCCTAAGAATGTACATTGTTTCTTTCTTATTCCTGAATTGGAGATTGCGACCAATCATTCCAGGAAATGCCTTCCGGATACATATCCGGTCTCTGATATTATATTTAATATGAGTAGAATGTCTACTTGGTGGGAATTTCTAGATTCAGGAGAACCTGGACTTTTAAAGAGAGCATTGGAAGATAAGATCCATACTCCTTATAGAATGAATTCCGAATTTCCACTTTTACCCTTGGTTGAAGAGATCCAAAAATTTTCGATAGGAGTTTCTCTTTCCGGAAGTGGGCCTGCTGTTCTTGTTTATACTAGAAGAAAGGACTCCAAAAGACTAGAGAAAAAATTCTCGGAACTTACAAAACAATTTTCCGAAAAGTCTGGGATCCCTTGCAAGTTATTGCGTCTTTCTCCGGATACGGGTGGAGCAAAGATCCATTTTAAAAAGATCTCTTAA
- a CDS encoding malate dehydrogenase — MAKTVKVAVTGAAGQIGYSLLFRIASGQMFGADTPVEIQMLELEAALPAAKGVIMELEDCAFPLLQKVSVSADLDVAFKDINWALLVGSVPRKAGMERSDLLKINGGIFVNQGKAIEKNAASDVRVLVVGNPCNTNCLIAMNNAKGVPTDRWFAMTKLDENRAKSQLAIKSGNLVKDVTNVAIWGNHSSTQYPDFYNAKIGGKAATDVIKDHDWLKGDFIKNVQQRGAEIIKARGASSAASAANGVVDTVRQIITPTPAGDWFSVAVTSDGSYGADKGLIFGYPVKSDGNKVEIIKGLELNDFAKEKFNITHDELKSERDEVKGML, encoded by the coding sequence ATGGCAAAAACAGTTAAGGTGGCAGTTACGGGTGCCGCAGGGCAGATCGGATATTCTTTACTATTCAGGATTGCGTCCGGTCAAATGTTCGGAGCGGACACCCCTGTAGAGATCCAAATGTTGGAACTGGAGGCGGCTCTTCCTGCTGCTAAAGGTGTGATCATGGAATTGGAAGACTGTGCCTTTCCTCTTTTGCAAAAAGTAAGTGTTTCCGCGGATCTGGATGTCGCTTTTAAAGACATCAATTGGGCTCTGCTCGTTGGTTCCGTTCCAAGAAAAGCAGGAATGGAAAGAAGTGACCTTCTTAAAATTAACGGTGGGATTTTCGTAAACCAAGGAAAAGCGATCGAGAAAAACGCGGCTTCCGACGTAAGAGTTTTAGTAGTCGGAAACCCTTGTAACACGAACTGCCTCATCGCTATGAATAATGCAAAAGGAGTTCCTACAGATCGTTGGTTTGCAATGACCAAACTGGATGAGAACCGAGCAAAATCCCAACTTGCGATCAAGTCTGGAAATCTTGTAAAAGACGTAACGAATGTTGCGATCTGGGGAAACCACTCTTCTACTCAGTACCCTGATTTCTATAATGCTAAGATCGGTGGAAAAGCCGCAACCGACGTGATCAAAGATCATGATTGGTTAAAAGGTGATTTCATTAAGAACGTTCAACAACGTGGAGCGGAGATCATCAAAGCAAGAGGAGCTTCCTCTGCCGCATCTGCTGCTAACGGAGTTGTGGATACGGTTCGTCAGATCATCACTCCAACTCCTGCAGGAGATTGGTTCAGCGTTGCTGTAACTTCCGATGGATCTTACGGCGCTGACAAGGGTTTGATCTTTGGATATCCAGTGAAGTCTGATGGCAATAAAGTTGAGATCATTAAAGGACTGGAATTGAACGACTTTGCGAAAGAGAAGTTCAATATCACTCACGATGAACTAAAATCAGAGAGAGACGAAGTAAAAGGGATGTTATAA
- a CDS encoding alpha/beta fold hydrolase: MFKEVKLFFKEYPAKETATLSTPILILHGLFGSSKNWVSVSDFLSHYSKVYSLDLRNHGDSPHSSEHSLSAMAEDIKEFLEDHGLTKVILLGHSMGGLVAMTFALRYPEKVGDLIIQDIAPRDYEFKYEGELAVLRTDLSKFKNRQEIDSATSQFVPNPFIRNFLLMNLDRTESGEYRWKLNVDAISRSKNMFQSEFSGTDKQYSGKVLFIIGGDSEYFYTSDKIVSLEYFPNAKFETIPGGDHYIHFTKAEEFRKILTSFMDSIVSGSEK, translated from the coding sequence ATGTTTAAAGAAGTGAAACTTTTCTTTAAAGAATATCCCGCTAAAGAAACTGCTACTTTATCTACGCCTATCTTAATATTACACGGACTATTTGGTTCTTCTAAAAACTGGGTAAGTGTTTCCGATTTTTTAAGCCATTATTCCAAAGTATATAGCCTGGATCTTAGGAACCATGGAGATTCTCCACATTCTTCGGAACATTCTCTGAGTGCAATGGCAGAAGATATTAAAGAATTTTTGGAAGATCATGGACTGACTAAAGTAATCCTACTCGGTCATTCCATGGGTGGACTCGTTGCAATGACATTTGCTCTTAGATATCCTGAGAAGGTAGGAGATTTGATCATTCAGGATATCGCCCCCAGAGACTATGAATTCAAATACGAAGGGGAACTTGCAGTTTTAAGAACGGATCTTTCTAAATTTAAGAATAGGCAAGAGATAGATTCTGCGACATCTCAGTTTGTTCCAAATCCGTTTATCCGGAATTTTTTACTCATGAATTTGGATAGAACGGAATCCGGAGAATATCGCTGGAAACTGAATGTGGATGCGATCTCCCGTTCTAAAAATATGTTCCAATCCGAATTTTCCGGCACCGACAAACAATATTCTGGAAAGGTACTGTTTATTATAGGAGGGGACTCTGAATATTTTTATACAAGCGATAAGATCGTAAGTTTAGAATATTTCCCGAACGCCAAATTTGAGACCATTCCTGGCGGAGATCATTATATCCATTTCACTAAGGCGGAAGAATTTCGTAAAATCCTGACTTCTTTTATGGATTCTATTGTTTCCGGCTCGGAAAAATAA
- a CDS encoding pyridoxal phosphate-dependent aminotransferase, which produces MEWNARRLDVIEPSPTLAISAKAAELKKKGEDIVSFGAGEPDFETPAHIKEAAKKAIDKGQTRYTAVSGTVELRDAIITKFKRDNGLEYSRNQIIVGTGGKQVIYNFFLATLNPGDEVVIPAPYWVSYADIVRLAEGKAVIVPTTKADNFRISPAQLEKAITPKTKVVVLNSPSNPTGSAYSRKELEAIGEVILKHKVMVLSDDIYESIVFDGFQFSNLAMLSPELKELTFVANGVSKAYSMTGWRIGYGAGPLHIIQNMDTIQSQSTSNPSSISQAAAEAALTGDQACVGEMAKAFQKRRDLIVGLLNEIPGVEVNVPQGAFYVFPYLTGAYETDGFRKLQAASSETSKSKLFCAQLLDKYKVAAVPGIAFGDDNALRLSYAMGEEDIKKGVARISEMVRDFSR; this is translated from the coding sequence ATGGAATGGAACGCAAGAAGGCTAGATGTAATCGAGCCTTCACCCACCCTAGCAATCAGCGCTAAGGCGGCAGAACTAAAAAAGAAAGGCGAAGATATCGTTAGTTTCGGAGCAGGAGAACCTGACTTCGAGACACCGGCTCATATTAAAGAGGCTGCTAAAAAAGCGATCGATAAGGGCCAGACACGTTATACTGCCGTTTCTGGTACGGTGGAACTCCGAGACGCAATCATCACTAAATTTAAAAGAGATAATGGACTAGAATATTCCAGAAATCAGATCATTGTAGGAACAGGCGGTAAGCAGGTTATCTATAATTTCTTCTTAGCTACCTTAAATCCTGGAGACGAGGTTGTGATCCCGGCTCCTTATTGGGTAAGCTACGCGGATATAGTACGTCTGGCAGAAGGTAAGGCAGTCATTGTTCCGACGACCAAAGCAGACAATTTCAGAATTTCTCCTGCACAATTAGAGAAAGCGATCACACCTAAAACCAAGGTAGTGGTTCTAAATTCTCCATCCAATCCAACCGGTTCTGCTTATTCCAGAAAGGAATTAGAAGCGATAGGAGAAGTGATCTTAAAACATAAGGTCATGGTTTTAAGCGACGATATCTATGAGAGTATCGTTTTTGACGGATTCCAATTTTCGAATCTGGCAATGCTTTCTCCCGAATTAAAAGAACTTACGTTCGTTGCAAATGGAGTGTCCAAGGCATACTCCATGACAGGTTGGAGGATCGGTTATGGCGCCGGACCTTTGCATATTATCCAGAACATGGATACCATTCAAAGTCAGTCCACATCCAATCCTTCTTCTATCTCCCAAGCTGCCGCAGAAGCTGCGCTGACTGGAGACCAGGCTTGTGTAGGCGAGATGGCCAAAGCATTCCAAAAGAGAAGAGACCTGATCGTAGGACTTTTAAATGAGATCCCGGGGGTAGAAGTGAATGTTCCTCAAGGTGCATTCTATGTATTCCCTTACTTGACAGGAGCTTATGAAACTGACGGTTTCAGAAAACTACAAGCTGCAAGTTCCGAAACAAGTAAGAGCAAATTATTCTGCGCCCAACTTTTGGATAAATACAAAGTAGCTGCAGTTCCAGGGATTGCATTTGGGGATGATAATGCGCTTCGTCTATCTTACGCGATGGGAGAAGAAGATATCAAAAAAGGTGTCGCAAGAATCTCCGAAATGGTAAGGGACTTTTCCCGTTAA
- the bioD gene encoding dethiobiotin synthase, which yields MSIFVTGTGTDIGKTFFCSLMMAKYAEELGLKYLKPIQTGADSDRVKIMNLTGLNESYFLKNYYTFELPASPHLASEMENTTVDTDELSRHLFSIKDAKILVEGAGGVYVPLNRYYFTADLVEQAKIPLVLVASTELGTINHTLLSIDALRKRDIKVLGVYFIGPENPLRSDNIRTIIEAAEIGLLGTFLLPERKLSRKEFLDKVVKEFDPDRILPDLLFP from the coding sequence TTGTCCATTTTTGTAACCGGAACCGGGACCGATATTGGTAAAACATTTTTTTGCTCTCTGATGATGGCCAAGTATGCAGAAGAGCTTGGACTAAAATATCTAAAACCGATCCAAACTGGAGCAGATTCAGATCGTGTAAAGATTATGAATCTCACCGGACTAAACGAATCTTACTTTTTAAAAAATTATTATACATTCGAACTTCCTGCTTCTCCTCATCTCGCTTCCGAAATGGAAAATACTACTGTGGATACCGATGAACTTTCCAGGCATCTATTCAGTATCAAAGATGCTAAAATATTGGTAGAAGGTGCGGGAGGTGTTTATGTTCCTCTCAACCGTTATTATTTTACCGCCGACTTGGTAGAGCAGGCAAAAATTCCATTGGTCTTAGTAGCTTCTACAGAACTTGGAACAATCAATCATACATTATTGTCCATTGATGCACTTCGAAAAAGAGATATCAAGGTTTTAGGAGTGTATTTTATAGGTCCTGAAAATCCTCTTCGTTCAGATAATATCCGGACCATAATAGAAGCAGCTGAAATAGGACTTTTGGGGACATTTCTTCTACCGGAAAGAAAGTTGTCTAGAAAAGAATTCTTAGATAAGGTTGTAAAAGAATTCGATCCGGATAGGATCCTTCCGGACTTACTTTTCCCTTGA